Proteins encoded together in one Bacteroidota bacterium window:
- a CDS encoding collagen-like protein: protein MNKGLQKLGLIAVVYFCSLFITTAQDNVGIGTVTPDPSAILDLKSSDKGILIPRTDTITVNIAPGTPATGLLIYQITDNIFYYFDGIFWRAIGAGAGPIGPTGPTGANGTNGTNGTNGTDGTNGINGTTGATGSNGSNGINGTTGATGTNGINGTTGATGADGTNGLDGITGATGANGTNGINGTTGATGINGSTGPTGANGTPCWDLNGNGINDPSEDINNDGNWDSNDCAGTASIGPTGPQGATGQIGVQGPQGSTGATGQMGVQGPQGATGANGINGATGATGQIGVQGPQGETGANGATGANGINGATGATGQIGVQGPQGTTGANGANGINGATGATGATGATGSNGATGSIGATGAAGTNGTNGATGAAGTTGATGAAGTNGTNGATGAAGTNGTNGATGTNGATGAIGATGSIGATGATGIFQNFHVYGTGARLGISSTAYVLQPGITQTFTVTAPSTVIVWATIGARNTSTSSGLYANVDMVVYLNGAALVSGGWNRFTIVNPTNANSFNTCAINSMFTVAAGTHTIQLRTARLSGNTTVDIGGNAATDTNPGEMTIMILN from the coding sequence TGATAAAGGAATATTAATACCAAGGACAGATACAATTACAGTAAACATTGCACCTGGAACTCCTGCTACAGGATTATTGATTTATCAAATTACAGATAATATATTTTATTATTTTGATGGTATATTTTGGAGGGCAATTGGAGCTGGAGCTGGTCCTATAGGTCCCACCGGCCCTACCGGTGCTAATGGAACTAATGGAACTAATGGAACTAATGGAACTGATGGAACTAATGGAATAAACGGAACAACTGGTGCAACGGGATCTAATGGAAGCAATGGAATAAATGGAACAACAGGTGCTACAGGCACTAACGGAATAAATGGTACAACAGGAGCTACTGGTGCTGATGGTACTAACGGATTGGATGGTATAACAGGAGCTACTGGTGCGAATGGAACTAATGGTATTAATGGAACAACAGGGGCTACTGGGATTAACGGTTCAACTGGACCCACTGGAGCAAATGGTACTCCTTGCTGGGATTTAAATGGAAATGGAATAAATGATCCATCCGAGGATATAAACAATGATGGAAACTGGGATTCAAATGATTGTGCGGGTACGGCTTCAATTGGCCCAACTGGCCCTCAAGGAGCAACAGGACAAATTGGAGTGCAAGGTCCTCAAGGTTCAACTGGAGCAACTGGTCAAATGGGGGTGCAAGGTCCACAAGGTGCAACAGGAGCAAATGGAATAAACGGTGCAACAGGAGCAACTGGACAAATCGGAGTGCAAGGTCCGCAAGGGGAAACAGGAGCAAATGGAGCAACGGGAGCAAATGGAATTAACGGAGCAACAGGAGCAACCGGTCAAATCGGAGTGCAAGGTCCGCAAGGAACAACGGGAGCAAATGGAGCAAATGGAATTAACGGTGCAACTGGAGCAACTGGTGCAACAGGAGCAACAGGATCAAATGGCGCAACAGGATCAATTGGCGCAACAGGAGCAGCTGGAACAAACGGGACTAATGGAGCAACTGGCGCAGCAGGAACAACCGGTGCAACAGGCGCAGCTGGAACTAATGGAACTAATGGAGCAACCGGTGCAGCTGGAACAAACGGGACTAATGGCGCAACTGGAACTAACGGAGCAACCGGTGCTATTGGTGCAACTGGATCAATTGGTGCAACTGGAGCAACTGGTATCTTTCAAAATTTCCACGTTTATGGAACAGGAGCAAGACTAGGAATAAGTTCAACAGCGTATGTGTTGCAACCTGGAATAACCCAAACTTTTACTGTAACAGCACCATCAACCGTTATTGTATGGGCAACTATTGGAGCTAGAAATACCTCTACAAGTTCTGGCTTATATGCCAATGTTGATATGGTAGTTTATCTAAATGGTGCGGCTTTAGTATCGGGAGGCTGGAATAGATTTACAATAGTAAATCCAACAAATGCAAATTCATTTAATACCTGTGCTATAAATTCAATGTTTACCGTTGCAGCAGGAACACATACTATACAGTTAAGAACTGCAAGATTGAGTGGTAACACTACCGTTGATATTGGTGGAAATGCAGCTACAGATACCAATCCTGGTGAAATGACAATTATGATTTTAAATTAA